One part of the Phragmites australis chromosome 3, lpPhrAust1.1, whole genome shotgun sequence genome encodes these proteins:
- the LOC133910591 gene encoding uncharacterized protein LOC133910591, producing the protein MPRGPTARAVGQRRERRRGPAARAAKGSGGVGHAEEAAASAKTEEPAARQAEEASACQAMGQGRGAKVYLAWMAEEMSVAAREAGEGGQRRGRPRGPAAQPGGQRRERRRGPAARAATGFGGVGHAEEAAASAKTEEPPAGQAEEASACQAAGQGRGAKVYLAWMAEEISVAAREARSLMDRGSVHTSYR; encoded by the coding sequence ATGCCAAGGGGCCCGACGGCGCGAGCGGTGGGGCAGCGACGCGAGCGGCGAAGGGGGCCAGCGGCGCGGGCGGCCAAGGGGTCCGGCGGCGTGGGCCacgcggaggaggcggctgcGTCGGCCAAAACGGAGGAGCCGGCTGCCAGGCAAGCGGAGGAGGCATCAGCGTGCCAAGCGATGGGACAGGGGAGGGGGGCGAAGGTGTACCTGGCGTGGATGGCGGAGGAGATGTCTGTGGCGGCGCGGGAAGCCGGCGAAGGGGGCCAACGGCGCGGGCGGCCAAGGGGTCCGGCGGCGCAGCCAGGGGGCCAGCGGCGCGAGCGGCGAAGGGGGCCAGCGGCGCGGGCGGCCACGGGGTTCGGCGGCGTGGGGCacgcggaggaggcggctgcGTCGGCCAAAACGGAGGAGCCGCCTGCCGGGCAAGCGGAGGAGGCATCGGCGTGCCAGGCGGCGGGACAGGGGAGGGGGGCGAAGGTGTACCTGGCGTGGATGGCGGAGGAGATATCCGTGGCGGCGCGGGAAGCTCGGTCGTTGATGGATAGGGGCTCGGTACACACTTCCTACAGATGA
- the LOC133910592 gene encoding uncharacterized protein LOC133910592, translating into MSHHFLVDSSSSEEDDDDEFILATLHQAHTQYALLNAARPGGSVPGRQYINRNREAGHWRLYEDYFSDAPTYGPTFFRRRFRMSRSLFLRILQAVEQHDDYFVQKRDRIRRLGLSPLQKITAAFRMLTYGVAADATDDYIRITESTAVESLKRFVKAIVEIFGDEYLRSPNDNDTARLLTIGEQKGFPAEGHAPEVNYTINDHNYTIGYYLADGIYPQWATFVKPIPSPQGNKRKYFTKVQAAVRKEVERAFGVLQSRFAIVRGPARFWDQDTLGQIMTACIIMHNMIVEDERDAEGDHHFDGMGEVVTASHRPTAELQAFLRTHLAITNRETHSQLRDDLVEHLWKKYGGV; encoded by the exons ATGAGTCATCATTTTCTGGTAGATTCATCGTcgtcggaggaggatgatgacgacgaatTCATTCTTGCTACACTACACCAAGCACACACTCAATATGCGCTTTTGAATGCTGCACGACCTGGGGGTTCTGTGCCTGGACGTCAGTATATCAACCGCAACAGAGAAGCCGGGCATTGGAGGCTATACGAAGACTACTTTTCAGATGCTCCTACCTACGGTCCAACTTTCTTTCGTCGCAG GTTTAGAATGTCTCGTTCTCTATTTCTTCGCATACTGCAAGCTGTAGAACaacatgatgattattttgtgcagaaaagagatagaatcagacgtcttgggttatctcctttgcagaagataACCGCAGCATTTAGGATGCTAACTTATGGAGTAGCAGCAGATGCTACTGATGATTATATTCGGATTACAGAAAGTACTGCTGTAGAGAGTCTTAAAAGGtttgtgaaagctattgttgaAATCTTCGGTGATGAGTACCTGAGATCCCCAAATGATAATGATACAGCTAGATTACTTACAATTGGAGAGCAAAAGGGTTTTCCCG ctgAAGGGCACGCTCCAGAAGTGAACTACACCATTAATGATCATAATTATACAATAGGGTATTACCTTGCAGATGGCATATATCCTCAATGGGCCACATTTGTTAAGCCAATACCATCTCCACAAGGGAATAAGAGGAAATATTTTACGAAAGTACAAGCAGCGGTGAGGAAGGAGGTGGAACGAGCATTTGGAGTTCTGCAATCTCGTTTTGCCATTGTTCGTGGGCCAGCAAGATTTTGGGATCAAGACACACTAGGACAAATCATGACAGCTTGTAtcatcatgcataatatgatcgTTGAAGATGAGCGAGATGCAGAAGGTGACCACCATTTCGATGGGATGGGAGAAGTTGTGACAGCTTCTCATCGTCCTACGGCTGAACTGCAAGCGTTTCTTCGAACTCATCTAGCCATTACTAACAGGGAAACTCACTCACAGCTTCGTGATGATCTAGTTGAGCACCTGTGGAAAAAATATGGAGGGGTGTAG